TCGTCTCGTGCCTTTTGGCGAGCAGCAGTTGGATCTGCAGGATGACGCCGTCGACCGACTTGGTGTCGGCCACCTTGACGTAGATCATCCGGACCGAATCGCCGCGGATTCGGGCGAAGGGCGAATCCACGAATTTATCGAAGATGACGGTGATTGGGGTGTAGAGGCGCGAATCGTAGTCCACCTCGCCGACCGTCCCCTTTTCCGCCAGCACGCCGATCACGGTCAACTTGACGGCGCCGACGGTGACGATCTGCCCGACGGGGTTCTCGCCGCCGAACAGCTCTTCGGCCAGGGTGCTGCCCAGCACGGCCACTTTCGTTTTCTGGTCGACCTCCTTTTGGTTGAAGTAGCGCCCTTCCGCCAATTCCATATCGCGCACGGCGGGAAATCCCGGCGACGTGCCCAGGATCGGGATGTCCTCCAGCGCCGTTTTTCCGGCTTTCACCGTCTGGCTGGAGGTCTGTTCGACCACGACCGCGGTCACCCCGTTCACGCTTTCGGCGATGGCGGTGGCGTCGTCATACACCAGGCCGCCGCCCGCCGTCATCATCCCCGGAGCGCCGCCCCGGCTGAAGTTGGCGGAGACGAAGATCAGGTTCGAGCCCAAGCCGGTGATG
This window of the Anaerolineales bacterium genome carries:
- a CDS encoding ABC transporter permease yields the protein MNPIEILRISWEAVGRNKIRSILTMLGIIIGVAAVIIMVAISAGTEATIQENITGLGSNLIFVSANFSRGGAPGMMTAGGGLVYDDATAIAESVNGVTAVVVEQTSSQTVKAGKTALEDIPILGTSPGFPAVRDMELAEGRYFNQKEVDQKTKVAVLGSTLAEELFGGENPVGQIVTVGAVKLTVIGVLAEKGTVGEVDYDSRLYTPITVIFDKFVDSPFARIRGDSVRMIYVKVADTKSVDGVILQIQLLLAKRHETTLDDLDVSITTQQDVITAQGSTTAAFRSLLGWVAGVSLLVGGIGIMNIMLVSVTERTREIGIRQAVGARPADILLQFLTEALLLSMAGGILGMLAGFAGAWVFSQASGMRTVIQPASILLAFGSAATVGVFFGFYPAGKAAQLEPIEALRYE